The genomic window AGGCAAAGAGACGCGGCAGGTCCTCATAAAGGATTATCAGTACGATCCGATCCGAGGACAGTATATTCATCTCGATTTCATGGAGATCAATCCCGAGAAGAAACTCAAGACGCACGTCCCCATCCACCTCGAAGGCACGCCCGAAGGGGTGAAGAAGGGAGGACTCCTGGAATTCTTTGTGCAGGAACTGGAAGTCACCTGTCTTCCGAAGGATCTTCCCGAGGTGATCGTACTGGATATCTCGTCTCTCGAAGTCGGCGATTCCCTCCATGTACAGGATATCCAGGCCCCGGATGGCGTGGAGATCCTCAATCCTCCGGATCAGACGGTGGTGGCTGTCGGTCACGCGGTGAGCGAAGTCGTCGTCGAGACACCTGAAGCGGCCGAGGAAGAGGGTGGTGCCGCTGTCTCCGAAGAACCCGAGGACTGAGTTGAGGAGCGAGCGCCCTGGCTCCGCCGTACTATATCGTCGGTCTTGGTAATCCCGGCAGGCGTTATGCGCTCACACGGCACAATGTAGGATGGTGGACCGTGGAGCGCATAGCGTCCACCCATTTGCATGCCCCTTTCAAGGAGAAAGCTCTGTGGGCTGAGGCCCGAGGGACGATCAAGGGGCGGGAGGTGGTCCTCATAAAGCCCCTCACCTACATGAACAGATCCGGTGCGATCTTCTCACATCTACTCGTTGATCGAACGTGGCTTCCCCGGCATCTCGTCGTGGTGTGCGATCAAGTCGATCTCACGCCGGGAAACGGCAGGTTGAGGATCGGAGGGGGACACGCAGGACACAACGGTCTCAAATCGATCATTCAGCACCTCGGTTCTCCTCACTTCGTCCGGTACTATGTGGGGGTGGGACGTCCTCCAGAAGGGGAGGACCTCGCGGACTATGTGCTCTCTGTGCCTCCGCGGGAAGAAAGGGAGAGGATCGAGGAAACGGTACTCCGTTTTGTGGAGCATCTTCCCCGTCTCATCGAGGAAGAGGTGGAGAGTGTCATGGAGGTCCTCAACCGGCGGTACTACTGATGCTCGAAAAAGTGTACACCTTTTTCAAAGGATTCGATCACGTGGAAGGAGCGGTGGTCCTCGTCGCTTGTTCGGGAGGGCCTGATAGTACCGCGCTCCTCCACTCCCTCTTCCTCCTCCGCCAACGATTGAACCTGACTCTCAAGGTGGTGTATCTCGATCACGGGATACGCCCTCGGTCGGAGCGGGATCAGGAGTATCGGTTCGTGATGTCTCTGGCGGAGACCCGCGACCTCCCCTCGCATATCAAGCGGCTCCCCGAGGGATGGATCCTCCATCGTGCGAAGGCTTCGAAGAAGAGTGTGGAAGAGGTGGCAAGGGAGGAGCGCTATGCCTTTTTCGAGGAACTCCTCTCGAAAGGCGAAGGAGACTACGTGGCCCTCGGTCACACGCGGGATGATCAGGTGGAGACCGTCGTCTTTCGCTTCCTTCGGGGATCGGATCCTCTCGCCTTGAGGGGGATGTCTCCCGTACGCGACCGCTATCTCCGTCCTCTTCTCTCCTGTTCGAGGAGTGAGGTTCTTTCCTTCCTGCAGGAGCAGGGGCTCTCTTATCTCGAGGATTCCTCAAACGAGAAGGATGCCTACGATCGCAATTTCTTGAGGATCCATGTCCTCCCGGTCCTCGAGAAGCGATTCCCCGGATGGACGAAGGCCGTCGTGGCGTTGAGCGAGAAGGCCGAGCTGTATCATCGTTATCTGGAGAGAAGAGATCCTGTCGGGGGATTCCCCATCGAGGAGACCCCTTCCGGACTCAGGGTTCCCTTCCACCTCGTGTCGAGGGCCGATCCCCTCGAGCGTTACCTCCTCTTCTACAGGTTGTACCAGGTGTTCATGAGTCGAGAGGGGACATCCGAGAGTGAGGAATTGCCTTTCTGGCACATACGTCCGTATGTATGGCATCCGGAATCCCTGTGGGACGGGATAGTGGTGGGGAGAGGGGTCATGATGCGGCGGGAGGGTGAGTATCTCGTGGTGCGGTCCCATGTTGTCCTTCATGGAGAAAATGGGTATTTTGTAGTGATAGAAAAAGAAGGTGAGTTTCGACTTACAGACGAGTTGAGGATGGAGGTCCGATGTGGTCGACACATTCCCTTCGAGAAGGGAAGGCCTGGAGCGAATGAGATGGTTCTGCCTGTGGGAACGTATGTGTGCCGATCCAGAAAGGCGGGAGATGCGGTGGCGAGGGGGTCTCTCAGAAGGAGTGTGCATAAGGTTTTCCAGATGTGGAACCTTCCTCCTCACTTGAGATGCAGTGTTCCCGTATTGGAAGCTCCAGGAAAGGGTATCGTAGCGATACTCGGGGGATGGGCGGGATATGAGGATATCTTTGCCGATCCGAACCCTATCCCTTTCAAAGGAGACGAGGATGTACTGTATATCCGATTACACCATGTTGGAAGGAGCATTGAGCGGTGAATCACGAACGCGATCCTAAACAGCCACAGTTCCAGTTCAATCCCAATAGCAATCGTTTTGCTCTCATCTTTCTTTTTGCCCTCATTACCCTCTTTATCATCAGCTTTTTCTTTTCGAGCCAGAACACGGGCCTTGAGATCCCGTATTCCACCTTCCTCTCCTACTTGGAAGAGGGGCGGGTCGATTCGGTCACCATTCTCGACCAGTTCGAGATACGTGGTACACTCCAGAGCAGGGATGGTGAGAGGACCTTGTTCACCACCAAGATTCCCTACTATGACGATATGCTCATGCGCGAGTTGCGGGAGAAAGGGGTCCGAGTCTCTGGGGACGTGAAGGGGGTCTCTCCACTCCGTATCGTTCTCGAACTCATCCCATGGATCATCGGGTTTCTGTTCATATGGTTCATGTTCCGACAGATGCAGGTGGGAGGAAACAAGGCCTTTTCCTTCGGGAAGAGCAGGGCGCGCCAGTATCAGGACGGCAAGAAGGTGATGTTCGCCGACGTCGCCGGCCAGGAGGAGGCGAAGAACGAGCTCCAGGAAGTGGTGGAGTTCCTCAAGAATCCTCACAAGTTTACCCGTATGGGTGCCCGTATCCCCAAGGGAGTGCTGCTCGTGGGGATGCCCGGGACGGGGAAGACCCTGCTTGCCCGTGCGGTGGCCGGAGAAGCCGGAGTGCCGTTCTTCCATATGTCCGGTTCGGATTTCGTGGAGATGTTCGTGGGAGTGGGTGCCGCACGCGTGAGGGATCTCTTCGATCAAGGACGGAAGCATGCCCCTTGCATCATATTCATCGATGAGTTGGATGCCGTGGGAAGAGTGCGGGGGGCAGGATATGGGGGGGGACATGATGAACGGGAACAGACCCTCAACCAGCTTCTCGTCGAGATGGATGGATTCGAGAGCAAGGAAGGGGTGATCGTGCTCGCGGCGACCAACCGCCCCGATGTCCTCGATCCGGCCCTTCTCAGGCCGGGACGCTTCGACCGTCAGGTTGTGGTGGACATGCCCGATGTGAAGGAGCGGGAGGCGATATTGCGCATTCATGCCCGTAAGGTGCCGCTCGGAGAGGATGTGGACTTCGAGCGGGTCGCCCGCGGGACGGCGGGGACATCCGGGGCCGATCTCGAGAACCTGGTCAATGAGGCAGCCCTCCTCGCTGCTCGTAAGAACAAAGGTGTGGTGGAGATGGAAGACTTCGAGGAAGCGCGGGACAAGATCCTTATGGGAGTCGCCAGGAAGTCTCGAGTATTGAGCAGGGAAGAAAAGGAGAAGACGGCCTATCACGAGTCCGGTCACGCGCTCCTCCATTTCCTTCTCGAGCACGTGGATCCCCTCCACAAAGTGACCATCGTCCCGAGGGGGAGGGCGCTGGGAATGGCGGTCTCCCTTCCGGAAAAGGACGAGTACTCCAAGAGTAAGAGTTGGCTGATGGATCGCATAAAAGTCGCCTTCGGGGGTTATGCGGCCGAGAAGATCGTGTATAATGAGACGACCACGGGAGCGAAGGAGGATATCAGACAGGCCACCGAGATCGCCAGAAGGATGGTGTGCGAGTGGGGGATGAGTGAAACCCTTGGGCCCGTAGCCCTTGGACAGGAGGAGGAGCCCATCTTCATCGGCAAGGAGATCGCTCGGCATAAGGATTATTCGGAGGAGACTGCCCGCAAGATAGACGAGGAGATAAGGAACATCCTCACCTCTGCCTTGAACGAGGTGATGAATCTCCTGGGGGAACACAAGGAAAAACTCGACGTGCTCGCGAGAACCCTCATCGAGAGAGAGACCCTCACTGAAGAGGATATCTGCGAGCTCCTGAATATGAGGCCCCGGCGGGTTCCGGGAGAAGCTTGAGCGAAGGAGGCCGTGGACGGGGGTGAAATCCAGATCGTTGCTCCTCTTCCTGCTCTGGGGAGGGTTGTGTGGTTCCCTTTTCTCGGAGGAAGATCCCCTCTTTTCGAAGGTGGCGAAGATATATGCCCGGACCGCGGTCGATCTCTACGCTGAGGGACATCTGGAGAGTGCACTTCAGATCGCGTTGAGGGGCCTGGACTTCTCCCAGGATCTCCCCGATCTCTGGTTCGTCAAGGCAGCCGTTCTTTTCGACCGGGCGGGGAGGGGATGGGAGGTGCGGGATGCACTGGTGAAAGCCCTGAGTGCCCCTCTCGCGCCTGTATACGTGGAACCCCAACGGATAGAGACCCTCTATTTCAATGTGCTCTGGATGCAGAAGGAGTACCACCTGCTCGCTCGTCTTCTCCGGGATGAAGTCGCCTCCCGGGAGAGGGTGCCTTCCGAATGGTACAGGCTCCTGCTCATGGCCATGAAACGGACGGAGGACCCCGACCTGGAAGCATGGTTCACACGAGCGCTGCACCTGTACCCTTCGGAGGAATGGTTCATCATAGGTTCCGCACTCCTGGGTGTGGGATCCCCTTCGCGGATGGTCTTCTCTGAAGGTGGGGATATCGCTCACCTGGAGAGTCTCGTACGGTTGTTCTTTGAAGAGGAGCGTGTCGAGCTTCTTCGTCCTTTGGTCACGCGGTGGCGGAGGAACGGGGAGGCCTCCCCCCTCCTCTCG from Spirochaeta thermophila DSM 6192 includes these protein-coding regions:
- a CDS encoding 50S ribosomal protein L25; the encoded protein is MKKTKLTAIVRTAQKKTEAKALRREGKIPGVVYGGKDQVPVALDAREFHRTFHGTVAENVIVDLSLEGKETRQVLIKDYQYDPIRGQYIHLDFMEINPEKKLKTHVPIHLEGTPEGVKKGGLLEFFVQELEVTCLPKDLPEVIVLDISSLEVGDSLHVQDIQAPDGVEILNPPDQTVVAVGHAVSEVVVETPEAAEEEGGAAVSEEPED
- the pth gene encoding aminoacyl-tRNA hydrolase, producing the protein MVGLGNPGRRYALTRHNVGWWTVERIASTHLHAPFKEKALWAEARGTIKGREVVLIKPLTYMNRSGAIFSHLLVDRTWLPRHLVVVCDQVDLTPGNGRLRIGGGHAGHNGLKSIIQHLGSPHFVRYYVGVGRPPEGEDLADYVLSVPPREERERIEETVLRFVEHLPRLIEEEVESVMEVLNRRYY
- the tilS gene encoding tRNA lysidine(34) synthetase TilS, yielding MLEKVYTFFKGFDHVEGAVVLVACSGGPDSTALLHSLFLLRQRLNLTLKVVYLDHGIRPRSERDQEYRFVMSLAETRDLPSHIKRLPEGWILHRAKASKKSVEEVAREERYAFFEELLSKGEGDYVALGHTRDDQVETVVFRFLRGSDPLALRGMSPVRDRYLRPLLSCSRSEVLSFLQEQGLSYLEDSSNEKDAYDRNFLRIHVLPVLEKRFPGWTKAVVALSEKAELYHRYLERRDPVGGFPIEETPSGLRVPFHLVSRADPLERYLLFYRLYQVFMSREGTSESEELPFWHIRPYVWHPESLWDGIVVGRGVMMRREGEYLVVRSHVVLHGENGYFVVIEKEGEFRLTDELRMEVRCGRHIPFEKGRPGANEMVLPVGTYVCRSRKAGDAVARGSLRRSVHKVFQMWNLPPHLRCSVPVLEAPGKGIVAILGGWAGYEDIFADPNPIPFKGDEDVLYIRLHHVGRSIER
- the ftsH gene encoding ATP-dependent zinc metalloprotease FtsH, which gives rise to MNHERDPKQPQFQFNPNSNRFALIFLFALITLFIISFFFSSQNTGLEIPYSTFLSYLEEGRVDSVTILDQFEIRGTLQSRDGERTLFTTKIPYYDDMLMRELREKGVRVSGDVKGVSPLRIVLELIPWIIGFLFIWFMFRQMQVGGNKAFSFGKSRARQYQDGKKVMFADVAGQEEAKNELQEVVEFLKNPHKFTRMGARIPKGVLLVGMPGTGKTLLARAVAGEAGVPFFHMSGSDFVEMFVGVGAARVRDLFDQGRKHAPCIIFIDELDAVGRVRGAGYGGGHDEREQTLNQLLVEMDGFESKEGVIVLAATNRPDVLDPALLRPGRFDRQVVVDMPDVKEREAILRIHARKVPLGEDVDFERVARGTAGTSGADLENLVNEAALLAARKNKGVVEMEDFEEARDKILMGVARKSRVLSREEKEKTAYHESGHALLHFLLEHVDPLHKVTIVPRGRALGMAVSLPEKDEYSKSKSWLMDRIKVAFGGYAAEKIVYNETTTGAKEDIRQATEIARRMVCEWGMSETLGPVALGQEEEPIFIGKEIARHKDYSEETARKIDEEIRNILTSALNEVMNLLGEHKEKLDVLARTLIERETLTEEDICELLNMRPRRVPGEA